In the genome of Lycorma delicatula isolate Av1 chromosome 8, ASM4794821v1, whole genome shotgun sequence, one region contains:
- the LOC142329076 gene encoding alpha-1,3-mannosyl-glycoprotein 4-beta-N-acetylglucosaminyltransferase B-like: MNYYYYYYYYYCIKLCFQDELNSGVLKVISPSPAYYPDKSRLRITLGDPPERVCWRSKQNLDFAYLMMYSQPKAVFYVQLEDNILAKPHFITTMKIAAYDRITNKQSRFILDFCQLGFIGKMFSYVELPWLVQFFFMFYSDKPVD; this comes from the exons AtgaactactactactactactactactactactgtatCAAACTctg TTTTCAGGATGAACTTAATTCAGGAGTATTAAAAGTGATTTCTCCTTCACCAGCCTATTATCCAGATAAGTCTAGACTGAGGATAACATTAGGTGATCCTCCAGAGAGAGTTTGTTGGCGTAGTAAACAGAATTTAGATTTTGCATACTTAATGATGTATTCTCAGCCTAAAGCGGTTTTTTATGTTCAACTAGAAGACAACATTTTAGCTAAACCACACTTTATAACAACTATGAAAATAGCAGCTTATGATCGTATCACTAATAAACAGAGTCGGTTCATCTTAGATTTTTGTCAGCTTGGATTTATTG gtaaaatgtTCAGCTATGTGGAACTGCCATGGCTTGTACAGTTTTTCTTTATGTTCTACAGTGATAAACCTGTTGACTGA